A window from Rhineura floridana isolate rRhiFlo1 chromosome 19, rRhiFlo1.hap2, whole genome shotgun sequence encodes these proteins:
- the SGSM1 gene encoding small G protein signaling modulator 1 isoform X1: MEEAVTRKFVHEDSSHIISFCAAVEACVLHGLKRRAAGFLRSNKIAALFMKVGKSFPPAEELSRKVQDLEQFVENVRNQGPGVQENSRKAPKLPSLPPQAIKHLWIRTALFEKVLDKIVHHLVENSSKYYEKEALLMDPVDGPILASLLVGPCALEYTKMKTADHFWTDPSADELVQRHRIHRSHCRQDSPTKRPALCIQKRHSSGSMDDRLSLSARDYVESLHQNSRATLLYGKNNVLVQPRDDMESIPGYLSLHQTADIMTLKWTPNQLMNGSVGDLDYEKSVYWDYAMTIRLEEIVYLHCHQQDSGGTVVLVSQDGIQRPPLRFPRGGHLLQFLSCLENGLLPHGQLDPPLWSQRGKGKVFPKLKKRNPQGTSESASDKEEEEATDYVFRILYPGIQSEFATQDLIDATGSALPSMWQPGTRKSSCSSCSQSGSTESGPPNGCNHERAPLKLLCDNMKYQILSRAFYGWLAYCRHLSTVRTHLSALVNHDIVSPNVPCNASLGLTVEIWEKFLQDRTSYEEKELLRLVYFGGVQHEIRRAFWPFLLGHYQFGMSEAEREEVDSQMRACYEQTMAEWLGCEAIVRQREKESHAVALAKCSSGASLDSHMERMMHQDSTISNDSSHSGGSGPQNLTRLQSDSSSSTQVFESVEELEQPETEAKLEEGQQAKLSSGTVPDGTSSPDSGHPSSQNFSVASAYSAHSFSTEDSVTEAGKAAVYHSAQTSVDVSQGPLNVDNSLLGGKLTGEGLPGQDSLEGDFPTNGGIDEFILMGKECPQKEGASLSMVDMTDRWPELSAGQQNSMSEDDLSEEPEMESLFPQLDSHSLAVTDLTVSEVSPASSSGVTYSPELLDMYTVNLHRIEKDVQRCDRNYWYFSPANLEKLRNVMCSYIWHHIDIGYVQGMCDLLAPLLVILDDEAIAFSCFTELMRRMNQNFPHGGAMDTHFANMRSLIQILDSELFELMHQNGDYTHFYFCYRWFLLDFKRELVYDDVFSVWETIWAAAQISSSHYVLFIALALVEVYRDIILENNMDFTDIIKFFNEMAEHHNSKQILKLARDLVYKVQTLIENK, translated from the exons GCGAAACCAGGGTCCAGGTGTCCAAGAGAACAGTCGCAAGGCTCCAAAACTTCCCAGCCTGCCCCCACAGGCCATCAAGCACCTCTGGATCCGGACAGCACTTTTCGAAAAGGTCCTGGACAAAATAGTGCACCACTTGGTGGAGAACAGCAG tAAATATTATGAGAAGGAAGCCTTGCTGATGGATCCTGTCGATGGGCCGATCCTGGCCTCTTTACTAG TGGGGCCTTGTGCGCTGGAGTACACCAAGATGAAAACTGCAGATCACTTCTGGACTGACCCTTCAGCCGACGAACTGGTTCAGCGCCACCGGATCCACCGCTCTCACTGCCGCCAAGACTCGCCCACTAAACGCCCGGCACTCTGT ATCCAGAAGAGACACTCCAGCGGCAGCATGGATGaccgtctctctctctcggcgAGAGACTACGTGGAGTCCCTGCACCAGAACTCCAGAGCCACCCTCTTGTATGGCAAAAACAACGTCTTGGTGCAGCCG cGGGATGATATGGAGTCTATTCCAGGATATCTGTCCCTTCACCAGACTGCTGACATCATGACCCTGAAATGGACCCCAAACCAGCTGATGAATGGGTCTGTGGGTGATCTGGACTATGAGAAAAG CGTCTACTGGGACTATGCCATGACCATCCGCCTAGAGGAGATTGTCTATCTGCACTGCCACCAACAGG ACAGTGGGGGCACGGTGGTCCTGGTGAGCCAAGACGGCATCCAGCGCCCTCCCCTGCGGTTCCCCAGAGGTGGCCATCTCTTGCAGTTCCTCTCCTGCCTAGAAAATGGGCTCCTGCCCCATGGCCAGCTGGACCCACCTCTCTGGTCACAGAGGGGGAAG GGGAAGGTGTTTCCAAAGCTGAAGAAGCGAAACCCCCAAGGGACCTCAGAGTCTGCGTCGgacaaggaagaggaggaggcaacCGATTACGTTTTCCGGATCCTCTATCCTGGCATTCAGTCAGAGTTTG CCACCCAGGACCTGATAGATGCCACAGGGAGCGCCCTTCCTTCTATGTGGCAGCCGGGCACCCGCaagtcctcctgctcctcctgctcCCAGAGTGGATCCACCGAAAGTGGGCCCCCCAATGGCTGCAACCACGAAAG agcTCCCCTGAAGCTGCTCTGTGATAACATGAAGTACCAGATCCTCTCTCGTGCATTTTATGGCT GGCTTGCTTATTGCCGGCACCTCTCCACAGTGCGAACCCACCTGTCGGCGCTAGTGAACCATGACATTGTGTCTCCCAACGTGCCATGCAACGCCAGTTTGGGACTGACCGTGGAGATCTGGGAGAAGTTCCTGCAAGACAGGACG AGCTATGAGGAGAAAGAGCTGTTGCGGCTTGTCTACTTCGGAGGGGTCCAGCATGAGATCCGGAGAGCATTTTGGCCTTTCCTCCTCGGGCATTATCAGTTTGGGATGTCGGAAGCTGAGAGGGAAGAG GTCGACAGCCAAATGCGCGCCTGCTACGAGCAAACCATGGCAGAGTGGCTGGGCTGCGAGGCCATTGTCAGGCAGCGGGAGAAGGAATCGCATGCGGTGGCCCTGGCCAAGTGCTCCTCAGGGGCCAGCCTGGACTCCCACATGGAGCGCATGATGCACCAAGATTCAACTATCAGCAACGAT TCTTCCCACAGCGGCGGTTCCGGCCCACAGAACCTGACTCGGCTGCAGAGCGACTCCAGCAGCAGCACCCAG GTGTTTGAGTCAGTGGAGGAGCTAGAACAGCCTGAGACAGAAGCCAAGCTTGAAGAGGGCCAACAGGCAAAGCTCTCCAGTGGGACAGTCCCTGATGGCACCTCCTCCCCTGATTCTggccacccttcttcccagaacttTTCTGTTGCCTCCGCGTACTCAGCGCACAGCTTCAGCACCGAGGACAGCGTGACGGAGGCTGGAAAAGCTGCAGTGTACCACTCTGCCCAGACAAGTGTGGATGTGAGCCAGGGACCTCTCAACGTGGACAACTCCCTCTTGGGCGGGAAGCTAACGGGGGAAGGTCTGCCTGGTCAGGACAGCCTGGAGGGGGACTTTCCCACTAACGGCGGCATAGATGAGTTTATTCTCATGGGCAAGGAGTGCCCCCAAAAAGAGGGGGCCTCTCTGTCTATGGTGGACATGACGGACAGGTGGCCTGAGCTCAGCGCAGGGCAGCAAAACTCGATGAGTGAAGACGACCTCTCGGAAGAGCCAGAAATGGAAAGCCTGTTCCCACAACTGGATTCGCACTCCCTAGCAGTCACTGACCTGACTGTCAGCGAAGTTTCACCTGCTTCCTCGTCAGGGGTCACCTACTCT CCGGAGCTTCTTGATATGTACACTGTGAACCTGCATCGCATTGAGAAGGACGTGCAGAGGTGTGACCGGAACTACTGGTATTTCTCACCGGCCAACCTGGAGAAACTGCGCAACGTCATGTGCAG CTACATCTGGCATCACATCGACATCGGCTACGTGCAGGGCATGTGCGACTTGTTGGCTCCATTGCTAGTCATCCTGGATGACG AAGCCATCGCTTTCAGTTGTTTCACGGAGCTCATGAGGAGAATGAACCAGAACTTTCCTCACGGAGGCGCCATGGACACGCATTTTGCCAACATGAGGTCCCTCATCCAG attttggactctgagctATTTGAGCTGATGCACCAAAATGGCGATTATACGCATTTCTACTTCTGCTATCGCTGGTTCCTCCTGGATTTTAAGCGAG AACTTGTTTATGATGACGTCTTCTCTGTCTGGGAGACGATCTGGGCTGCGGCACAGATCTCCTCTTCGCATTATGTCCTCTTCATTGCACTTGCCCTGGTGGAGGTTTATCGGGACATCATCCTAGAGAACAACATGGATTTCACAGATATCATCAAGTTCTTCAACG
- the SGSM1 gene encoding small G protein signaling modulator 1 isoform X2, with protein sequence MEEAVTRKFVHEDSSHIISFCAAVEACVLHGLKRRAAGFLRSNKIAALFMKVGKSFPPAEELSRKVQDLEQFVENVRNQGPGVQENSRKAPKLPSLPPQAIKHLWIRTALFEKVLDKIVHHLVENSSKYYEKEALLMDPVDGPILASLLVGPCALEYTKMKTADHFWTDPSADELVQRHRIHRSHCRQDSPTKRPALCIQKRHSSGSMDDRLSLSARDYVESLHQNSRATLLYGKNNVLVQPRDDMESIPGYLSLHQTADIMTLKWTPNQLMNGSVGDLDYEKSVYWDYAMTIRLEEIVYLHCHQQVDSGGTVVLVSQDGIQRPPLRFPRGGHLLQFLSCLENGLLPHGQLDPPLWSQRGKGKVFPKLKKRNPQGTSESASDKEEEEATDYVFRILYPGIQSEFATQDLIDATGSALPSMWQPGTRKSSCSSCSQSGSTESGPPNGCNHERAPLKLLCDNMKYQILSRAFYGWLAYCRHLSTVRTHLSALVNHDIVSPNVPCNASLGLTVEIWEKFLQDRTSYEEKELLRLVYFGGVQHEIRRAFWPFLLGHYQFGMSEAEREEVDSQMRACYEQTMAEWLGCEAIVRQREKESHAVALAKCSSGASLDSHMERMMHQDSTISNDSSHSGGSGPQNLTRLQSDSSSSTQVFESVEELEQPETEAKLEEGQQAKLSSGTVPDGTSSPDSGHPSSQNFSVASAYSAHSFSTEDSVTEAGKAAVYHSAQTSVDVSQGPLNVDNSLLGGKLTGEGLPGQDSLEGDFPTNGGIDEFILMGKECPQKEGASLSMVDMTDRWPELSAGQQNSMSEDDLSEEPEMESLFPQLDSHSLAVTDLTVSEVSPASSSGVTYSPELLDMYTVNLHRIEKDVQRCDRNYWYFSPANLEKLRNVMCSYIWHHIDIGYVQGMCDLLAPLLVILDDEAIAFSCFTELMRRMNQNFPHGGAMDTHFANMRSLIQILDSELFELMHQNGDYTHFYFCYRWFLLDFKRELVYDDVFSVWETIWAAAQISSSHYVLFIALALVEVYRDIILENNMDFTDIIKFFNEMAEHHNSKQILKLARDLVYKVQTLIENK encoded by the exons GCGAAACCAGGGTCCAGGTGTCCAAGAGAACAGTCGCAAGGCTCCAAAACTTCCCAGCCTGCCCCCACAGGCCATCAAGCACCTCTGGATCCGGACAGCACTTTTCGAAAAGGTCCTGGACAAAATAGTGCACCACTTGGTGGAGAACAGCAG tAAATATTATGAGAAGGAAGCCTTGCTGATGGATCCTGTCGATGGGCCGATCCTGGCCTCTTTACTAG TGGGGCCTTGTGCGCTGGAGTACACCAAGATGAAAACTGCAGATCACTTCTGGACTGACCCTTCAGCCGACGAACTGGTTCAGCGCCACCGGATCCACCGCTCTCACTGCCGCCAAGACTCGCCCACTAAACGCCCGGCACTCTGT ATCCAGAAGAGACACTCCAGCGGCAGCATGGATGaccgtctctctctctcggcgAGAGACTACGTGGAGTCCCTGCACCAGAACTCCAGAGCCACCCTCTTGTATGGCAAAAACAACGTCTTGGTGCAGCCG cGGGATGATATGGAGTCTATTCCAGGATATCTGTCCCTTCACCAGACTGCTGACATCATGACCCTGAAATGGACCCCAAACCAGCTGATGAATGGGTCTGTGGGTGATCTGGACTATGAGAAAAG CGTCTACTGGGACTATGCCATGACCATCCGCCTAGAGGAGATTGTCTATCTGCACTGCCACCAACAGG TAGACAGTGGGGGCACGGTGGTCCTGGTGAGCCAAGACGGCATCCAGCGCCCTCCCCTGCGGTTCCCCAGAGGTGGCCATCTCTTGCAGTTCCTCTCCTGCCTAGAAAATGGGCTCCTGCCCCATGGCCAGCTGGACCCACCTCTCTGGTCACAGAGGGGGAAG GGGAAGGTGTTTCCAAAGCTGAAGAAGCGAAACCCCCAAGGGACCTCAGAGTCTGCGTCGgacaaggaagaggaggaggcaacCGATTACGTTTTCCGGATCCTCTATCCTGGCATTCAGTCAGAGTTTG CCACCCAGGACCTGATAGATGCCACAGGGAGCGCCCTTCCTTCTATGTGGCAGCCGGGCACCCGCaagtcctcctgctcctcctgctcCCAGAGTGGATCCACCGAAAGTGGGCCCCCCAATGGCTGCAACCACGAAAG agcTCCCCTGAAGCTGCTCTGTGATAACATGAAGTACCAGATCCTCTCTCGTGCATTTTATGGCT GGCTTGCTTATTGCCGGCACCTCTCCACAGTGCGAACCCACCTGTCGGCGCTAGTGAACCATGACATTGTGTCTCCCAACGTGCCATGCAACGCCAGTTTGGGACTGACCGTGGAGATCTGGGAGAAGTTCCTGCAAGACAGGACG AGCTATGAGGAGAAAGAGCTGTTGCGGCTTGTCTACTTCGGAGGGGTCCAGCATGAGATCCGGAGAGCATTTTGGCCTTTCCTCCTCGGGCATTATCAGTTTGGGATGTCGGAAGCTGAGAGGGAAGAG GTCGACAGCCAAATGCGCGCCTGCTACGAGCAAACCATGGCAGAGTGGCTGGGCTGCGAGGCCATTGTCAGGCAGCGGGAGAAGGAATCGCATGCGGTGGCCCTGGCCAAGTGCTCCTCAGGGGCCAGCCTGGACTCCCACATGGAGCGCATGATGCACCAAGATTCAACTATCAGCAACGAT TCTTCCCACAGCGGCGGTTCCGGCCCACAGAACCTGACTCGGCTGCAGAGCGACTCCAGCAGCAGCACCCAG GTGTTTGAGTCAGTGGAGGAGCTAGAACAGCCTGAGACAGAAGCCAAGCTTGAAGAGGGCCAACAGGCAAAGCTCTCCAGTGGGACAGTCCCTGATGGCACCTCCTCCCCTGATTCTggccacccttcttcccagaacttTTCTGTTGCCTCCGCGTACTCAGCGCACAGCTTCAGCACCGAGGACAGCGTGACGGAGGCTGGAAAAGCTGCAGTGTACCACTCTGCCCAGACAAGTGTGGATGTGAGCCAGGGACCTCTCAACGTGGACAACTCCCTCTTGGGCGGGAAGCTAACGGGGGAAGGTCTGCCTGGTCAGGACAGCCTGGAGGGGGACTTTCCCACTAACGGCGGCATAGATGAGTTTATTCTCATGGGCAAGGAGTGCCCCCAAAAAGAGGGGGCCTCTCTGTCTATGGTGGACATGACGGACAGGTGGCCTGAGCTCAGCGCAGGGCAGCAAAACTCGATGAGTGAAGACGACCTCTCGGAAGAGCCAGAAATGGAAAGCCTGTTCCCACAACTGGATTCGCACTCCCTAGCAGTCACTGACCTGACTGTCAGCGAAGTTTCACCTGCTTCCTCGTCAGGGGTCACCTACTCT CCGGAGCTTCTTGATATGTACACTGTGAACCTGCATCGCATTGAGAAGGACGTGCAGAGGTGTGACCGGAACTACTGGTATTTCTCACCGGCCAACCTGGAGAAACTGCGCAACGTCATGTGCAG CTACATCTGGCATCACATCGACATCGGCTACGTGCAGGGCATGTGCGACTTGTTGGCTCCATTGCTAGTCATCCTGGATGACG AAGCCATCGCTTTCAGTTGTTTCACGGAGCTCATGAGGAGAATGAACCAGAACTTTCCTCACGGAGGCGCCATGGACACGCATTTTGCCAACATGAGGTCCCTCATCCAG attttggactctgagctATTTGAGCTGATGCACCAAAATGGCGATTATACGCATTTCTACTTCTGCTATCGCTGGTTCCTCCTGGATTTTAAGCGAG AACTTGTTTATGATGACGTCTTCTCTGTCTGGGAGACGATCTGGGCTGCGGCACAGATCTCCTCTTCGCATTATGTCCTCTTCATTGCACTTGCCCTGGTGGAGGTTTATCGGGACATCATCCTAGAGAACAACATGGATTTCACAGATATCATCAAGTTCTTCAACG